In the Phaseolus vulgaris cultivar G19833 chromosome 7, P. vulgaris v2.0, whole genome shotgun sequence genome, one interval contains:
- the LOC137830031 gene encoding 26S proteasome regulatory subunit 6A homolog encodes MASAMVEDATFEDDQLANMTTDDIVRASRLLDNEIRILKEELQRTNLELESYKDKIKENQEKIKLNKQLPYLVGNIVEILEMNPEDEAEEDGANIDLDSQRKGKCVVLKTSTRQTIFLPVVGLVDPDKLKPGDLVGVNKDSYLILDTLPSEYDSRVKAMEVDEKPTEDYNDIGGLEKQIQELVEAIVLPMTHKERFQKLGVRPPKGVLLYGPPGTGKTLMARACAAQTNATFLKLAGPQLVQMFIGDGAKLVRDAFQLAKEKSPCIIFIDEIDAIGTKRFDSEVSGDREVQRTMLELLNQLDGFSSDDRIKVIAATNRADILDPALMRSGRLDRKIEFPHPSEEARARILQIHSRKMNVHPDVNFEELARSTDDFNGAQLKAVCVEAGMLALRRDATEVNHEDFNEGIIQVQAKKKASLNYYA; translated from the exons ATGGCGAGCGCGATGGTAGAGGATGCGACCTTCGAAGATGATCAGTTGGCGAATATGACCACCGACGACATCGTCAGAGCTTCACGTCTTCTCGACAACGAGATTCGCATTCTCAAG GAAGAGTTGCAGAGGACGAATCTCGAATTGGAATCTTACAAGGATAAGATCAAGGAGAATCAGGAAAAGATTAAACTCAATAAACAGTTGCCCTACCTCGTTGGCAACATTGTTGAG ATATTGGAAATGAACCCAGAAGATGAAGCTGAAGAAGATGGTGCTAATATTGATCTTGACTCGCAAAGAAAGGGGAAGTGTGTTGTGCTAAAGACTTCTACTCGACAG ACAATCTTTCTTCCTGTTGTTGGGCTTGTTGACCCTGACAAATTAAAACCCGGTGATCTTGTTGGTGTTAACAAGGATAGTTACTTAATCTTGGATACCCTGCCTTCTGAGTATGATTCTAGAGTTAAGGCCATGGAAGTCGATGAAAAGCCCACAGAAGATTACAATGACATTGGTGGATTAGAAAAGCAG ATTCAAGAATTAGTCGAAGCCATTGTTTTGCCCATGACCCACAAGGAGCGGTTTCAAAAGTTAGGAGTTCGTCCTCCCAAGGGAGTGCTGTTATATGGACCTCCAGGGACTGGGAAAACATTAATGGCCCGTGCCTGTGCAGCACAGACAAATGCCACTTTTCTGAAATTGGCAGGTCCTCAACTGGTCCAG ATGTTCATAGGAGATGGAGCAAAACTTGTCCGTGATGCCTTTCAACTAGCAAAAGAGAAGTCACCATGCATTATATTTATAGATGAAATTGATGCAATTGGTACAAAGCGTTTTGATAG TGAAGTAAGTGGAGACAGAGAGGTACAACGGACAATGTTAGAGTTACTTAATCAGCTGGATGGTTTTAGCAGTGATGACAGGATTAAG GTGATAGCCGCAACAAACCGTGCAGATATTCTTGATCCGGCCCTCATGCGTTCTGGTCGATTGGATCGTAAAATTGAGTTTCCACACCCAAGTGAAGAAGCAAGAGCTCGTATTCTCCAG ATCCATTCAAGGAAGATGAATGTTCACCCGGATGTCAACTTTGAAGAACTCGCACGGTCCACAGATGATTTCAATGGAGCACAACTGAAGGCTGTCTGTGTTGAGGCTGGCATGTTGGCTCTACGCCGTGATGCAACTGAG GTCAACCATGAGGACTTTAATGAAGGTATTATTCAAGTCCAAGCAAAGAAGAAAGCAAGCCTGAATTATTATGCGTAG